In a genomic window of Microterricola viridarii:
- a CDS encoding YidC/Oxa1 family membrane protein insertase, whose translation MDLYAFAPIAALLELASTAVNGLAALFAPIPGAPAMALAVVALTILVRVALIPVGMAQARAELTRRRLAPKLQALQRRHTGSPEKLQRATMELYAEEKTSPFAGMLPALAQAPVLSLVYGLFILPTINGHPNALLSETLFGVPLGTSFLSLLNSGSFWPGAAVFLGLLAVIAAVALTSRRVMLAQQAQSGAEMPAAMARVSGVLSWMPLITVVFAAIVPLAAAIYLTVTTTWTLGERAVLRRRAEAREQRS comes from the coding sequence GTGGACCTCTATGCCTTCGCGCCCATCGCGGCGCTGCTCGAACTCGCCTCAACCGCCGTCAACGGCCTCGCCGCTCTCTTCGCCCCGATCCCCGGGGCTCCGGCCATGGCACTCGCCGTCGTCGCCCTGACCATCCTCGTGCGCGTCGCACTGATCCCCGTTGGCATGGCGCAGGCCCGCGCGGAGCTCACGAGACGCCGTCTCGCCCCCAAGCTCCAGGCATTGCAGCGTCGGCACACGGGCAGCCCGGAGAAGCTGCAGCGGGCCACCATGGAGCTGTACGCCGAGGAGAAGACCTCCCCGTTCGCCGGCATGCTGCCCGCGCTCGCGCAGGCGCCGGTGCTCTCCCTCGTCTACGGCCTGTTCATCCTGCCGACGATCAACGGCCACCCCAACGCCCTGCTCAGCGAGACGCTGTTCGGCGTGCCGCTCGGCACCTCCTTCCTCTCCCTGCTGAACAGCGGCTCGTTCTGGCCGGGCGCGGCCGTGTTCCTCGGGCTGCTCGCCGTGATCGCCGCGGTCGCCCTCACCTCTCGGCGCGTGATGCTGGCTCAGCAGGCGCAGTCGGGCGCGGAGATGCCGGCGGCCATGGCCAGGGTCAGCGGAGTGCTGAGCTGGATGCCGCTGATCACCGTCGTCTTCGCCGCGATCGTGCCGCTGGCCGCCGCGATCTACCTCACGGTCACGACGACGTGGACGCTCGGCGAACGGGCGGTCCTGCGCCGGCGGGCGGAGGCCAGGGAACAGCGCTCGTGA
- a CDS encoding DUF6412 domain-containing protein translates to MKALQERLAVTLTVAFVAYALILQTPPDAALLTSAVMLAAAIALGARYLAVAITAGELHVGARSRAHREVLSTLIEPQHPNTAGRPRTRAPSRAEATA, encoded by the coding sequence ATGAAGGCGCTGCAGGAACGACTGGCGGTCACACTGACCGTTGCCTTCGTCGCGTACGCGCTGATCCTGCAGACGCCGCCGGATGCCGCCCTGCTGACGAGCGCCGTGATGCTGGCCGCAGCCATCGCGCTCGGGGCCCGTTATCTCGCGGTCGCCATCACGGCGGGGGAGCTGCACGTCGGAGCACGCTCGCGCGCGCACCGCGAGGTGCTCTCCACCCTCATCGAGCCGCAACACCCCAACACGGCGGGTAGGCCCCGCACCCGGGCCCCGTCCCGGGCAGAGGCGACCGCATAA
- the dhaM gene encoding dihydroxyacetone kinase phosphoryl donor subunit DhaM translates to MSEQSAARVGIVYVSHSEKIADGLLELARQMAQNAPLAGAGGTDDGRIGTSFEKVSAGIATVNQGVGVVVLCDLGSAILTAETALDFLDDDVREKVRIVDAPLVEGGVAAAVASEVGGSLLSVVEAAESAGGSSPVAAAAPVEEPGGYSRTVTLINKDGLHARPAADFVKLANTFPTKVTVNGTDARSLLGIMAMGLVKGATVVLASDDPAGTEAVDALAGLIETGFGEA, encoded by the coding sequence GTGAGCGAGCAGTCCGCTGCCCGCGTCGGAATCGTCTACGTGTCGCACAGCGAGAAGATCGCGGACGGCCTGCTCGAGTTGGCCAGGCAGATGGCGCAGAACGCCCCGCTGGCCGGCGCGGGGGGCACGGACGACGGGCGCATCGGAACCAGTTTTGAGAAGGTCTCTGCCGGCATCGCCACGGTGAACCAGGGCGTCGGCGTCGTCGTGCTCTGCGACCTCGGATCGGCGATCCTCACCGCCGAGACCGCGCTGGACTTCCTCGACGACGACGTGCGCGAGAAAGTGCGGATCGTGGATGCGCCGCTGGTCGAGGGCGGCGTCGCCGCGGCGGTCGCCAGCGAGGTCGGCGGGTCGCTGCTCTCCGTCGTCGAGGCGGCGGAGTCCGCGGGCGGCTCCAGCCCCGTGGCCGCCGCGGCGCCGGTGGAGGAGCCCGGCGGCTACAGCCGCACGGTCACGCTGATCAACAAGGACGGCCTGCACGCGCGGCCCGCCGCGGACTTCGTCAAGCTGGCGAACACGTTCCCCACCAAGGTCACGGTGAACGGCACCGATGCGCGCAGCCTCCTCGGCATCATGGCCATGGGCCTGGTCAAGGGCGCCACCGTCGTGCTGGCCAGCGATGACCCGGCCGGCACCGAGGCCGTCGACGCCCTCGCGGGGCTGATCGAGACCGGTTTCGGGGAGGCATAG
- the dhaL gene encoding dihydroxyacetone kinase subunit DhaL: protein MSGTVDAAWARNWITTAAEVLAEHRVELINLDREIGDGDHGENMDRGFQAVLERMGELPADATPGDVMKIVATTLISTVGGAAGPLYGTAFLKAALSAGAAPELDSSALLAALTAARDGIVLRGKAELGDKTMIDAWTPAVDAAAAAVAAGSDASELLAAAAGAAEAGAVATEPLVARKGRASYLGERAVGHRDPGAQSSALLLRAAATAAGASS, encoded by the coding sequence ATGAGCGGCACCGTCGACGCTGCGTGGGCCAGGAACTGGATCACGACGGCCGCAGAGGTTCTCGCCGAGCACCGCGTCGAGCTGATCAACCTGGACAGGGAGATCGGCGACGGCGACCACGGCGAGAACATGGACAGGGGCTTCCAAGCCGTGCTGGAGCGGATGGGCGAGCTGCCGGCTGACGCCACCCCCGGCGACGTGATGAAGATCGTCGCCACGACGCTGATCTCCACGGTCGGCGGTGCGGCGGGCCCGCTGTACGGAACCGCGTTCCTCAAGGCCGCCCTGTCCGCCGGCGCGGCACCCGAGCTCGACTCGTCGGCGCTGTTGGCCGCGCTGACGGCCGCCAGGGACGGGATCGTGTTGCGCGGCAAGGCGGAGCTCGGCGACAAGACCATGATCGACGCGTGGACCCCCGCCGTCGACGCCGCGGCGGCGGCCGTCGCGGCCGGTTCTGACGCGAGCGAGCTGCTGGCCGCCGCTGCGGGTGCAGCGGAGGCTGGCGCCGTCGCCACCGAGCCGCTCGTGGCCCGCAAGGGGCGAGCCAGCTACCTGGGCGAGCGCGCCGTCGGGCACCGTGACCCGGGGGCCCAGTCCAGCGCGCTGCTGCTGCGCGCGGCCGCCACCGCGGCCGGAGCATCCTCGTGA
- the dhaK gene encoding dihydroxyacetone kinase subunit DhaK: MKKLINDPKNVVVEAVSGFAQAHSDIVRAELDPVFVARADAPRSGKVGIVSGGGSGHEPLHAGFVGFGMLDAAVPGPVFTSPTPDPIVAATKAVDGGAGVLHIVKNYTGDVLNFETAADLAGAEGIEVVSVIVDDDVAVKDSLYTAGRRGVAGTVLVEKIAGAAAERGDNLAAVAAVAATVNSRVRTMGVALTPCVVPHAGEPSFTLADDEIEIGIGIHGEPGRERIKLEPADAIVDRLLGAILEDMPFAAGEEALLLVNGMGGTPQVELYIVYRRAAELLAERGVRVTRSLVGNFTTSLEMQGASISVLKLDAELTTLWDAPVQTAALRWGR, from the coding sequence GTGAAGAAGCTCATCAACGATCCGAAGAACGTCGTCGTCGAGGCGGTGAGCGGCTTCGCGCAGGCGCACAGCGACATCGTGCGCGCCGAGCTCGACCCCGTGTTCGTCGCGCGCGCAGACGCCCCGCGGTCAGGGAAGGTCGGCATCGTCAGCGGCGGTGGCAGCGGCCACGAGCCCCTGCACGCGGGCTTTGTCGGCTTCGGCATGCTGGATGCCGCCGTGCCCGGCCCCGTCTTCACCTCGCCAACGCCCGATCCGATCGTCGCCGCGACCAAGGCCGTCGACGGGGGAGCAGGGGTGCTGCACATCGTGAAGAACTACACCGGCGACGTGCTCAACTTCGAGACGGCCGCCGACCTGGCCGGCGCGGAGGGGATCGAGGTCGTCTCTGTCATCGTCGACGACGACGTCGCCGTCAAGGACTCGCTCTACACCGCCGGCCGGCGCGGCGTCGCCGGCACCGTCTTGGTCGAGAAGATCGCGGGAGCCGCAGCCGAGCGCGGCGACAACCTGGCCGCCGTCGCGGCGGTCGCCGCCACGGTCAACTCGCGGGTGCGCACGATGGGGGTCGCGCTGACCCCGTGCGTCGTCCCGCACGCGGGGGAGCCGAGCTTCACCCTCGCCGACGACGAGATCGAGATCGGCATCGGCATCCACGGCGAGCCTGGCCGCGAACGGATCAAGCTGGAGCCGGCCGACGCCATCGTCGACCGCCTGCTCGGGGCAATCCTGGAGGACATGCCATTCGCCGCAGGCGAGGAGGCGCTCCTGCTCGTCAACGGCATGGGCGGCACGCCGCAGGTCGAGCTCTACATCGTCTACCGCCGCGCGGCCGAGCTGCTCGCGGAGCGCGGCGTGCGCGTGACCCGTTCGCTGGTCGGCAACTTCACGACCTCGCTCGAGATGCAGGGCGCGTCGATCTCCGTGCTGAAGCTCGACGCCGAGCTGACCACGCTCTGGGACGCACCCGTGCAGACCGCGGCGCTGCGCTGGGGGCGTTGA
- a CDS encoding MIP/aquaporin family protein, which produces MLVLLGCGVVANVALAKNKGLGGGFLMVNIGWGLAVFAGVIVSYASGAHINPAVTLGLVANGATEFGNAALGTTVAVSAVSVLAYIGAQLIGAILGAAIVWLAYKQHFDEEPEPANKLGVFSTGPAIRSYGWNLVTEIIGTFVLVFVVIGFGRNGDGGGLAALGALPVALLVIGIGASLGGPTGYAINPARDLGPRIAHFLLPIKGKGSSDWSYSWVPIVGPIIGGMLAGWAALVLLPVLT; this is translated from the coding sequence ATGCTTGTACTGCTCGGCTGTGGCGTCGTGGCTAACGTCGCACTGGCCAAGAACAAGGGTCTCGGCGGCGGCTTCCTGATGGTGAACATCGGCTGGGGCCTCGCGGTCTTCGCCGGTGTCATCGTCTCCTACGCCTCTGGCGCACACATCAACCCGGCCGTCACCCTCGGCCTCGTCGCCAACGGCGCCACAGAGTTCGGCAACGCCGCGCTCGGCACCACCGTCGCGGTCTCCGCGGTCTCGGTGCTGGCCTATATCGGAGCCCAGCTGATCGGCGCCATCCTCGGCGCCGCCATCGTCTGGCTGGCGTACAAGCAGCACTTCGACGAGGAGCCGGAGCCGGCCAACAAGCTCGGCGTCTTCTCCACCGGCCCGGCGATCCGCTCCTACGGCTGGAACCTCGTCACCGAGATCATCGGCACCTTCGTGCTGGTGTTCGTCGTGATCGGCTTCGGCCGCAACGGCGACGGCGGCGGCCTGGCCGCCCTCGGTGCCCTGCCCGTTGCCCTGCTGGTTATCGGTATCGGTGCCTCCCTCGGTGGCCCGACCGGTTACGCCATCAACCCGGCCCGTGACCTCGGACCGCGCATCGCGCACTTCCTCCTGCCGATCAAGGGAAAGGGCAGCTCCGACTGGAGCTACTCCTGGGTGCCAATCGTCGGCCCGATCATCGGCGGCATGCTCGCCGGCTGGGCCGCGCTGGTCCTCCTGCCGGTTCTCACCTAA
- the glpK gene encoding glycerol kinase GlpK, with product MADYVLAIDQGTTSSRAIIFDKAGSIVSTGQLEHEQIFPQAGWVEHNATQIWDNVREVIGQALAKANLTRHDIAAIGITNQRETAVVWNKNTGRPVYNAIVWQDTRTQPIVDRLAADGGVERFKQQVGLPLATYFSGTKIVWILENVPGAREAADAGELMFGTTDCWVLWNLTGGVDGGVHATDVTNASRTLFMDLETLQWDDGILAAFDVPRSMLPEIRSSSEVYGVASDNSLLRETPIAGILGDQQAATFGQAAFDTGESKNTYGTGNFLIFNTGEEIVHSKNGLLTTLGYKLGDAKPHYALEGSIAVTGSLIQWLRDNLGLFSSAAEVEALANTVEDNGGAYFVPAFSGLFAPYWRADARGALVGLTRYVNKGHIARAALEATAFQTREVLDAVNADSGVDLTELKVDGGMIANNTLMQFQADILGVPVVRPVVAETTALGAAYAAGLAVGFWSGLDELRANWQEDSRWTPQMDKAESDRLLRNWKKAVTKTLDWVDDDVI from the coding sequence ATGGCCGACTACGTTCTCGCCATCGACCAAGGCACCACCAGCTCGCGTGCCATCATCTTCGACAAGGCCGGCTCGATCGTCTCGACCGGGCAGCTCGAGCACGAGCAGATCTTCCCGCAGGCCGGCTGGGTGGAGCACAACGCCACCCAGATCTGGGACAACGTTCGCGAGGTGATCGGCCAGGCCCTCGCCAAGGCGAACCTCACCCGGCACGACATCGCCGCGATCGGCATCACCAACCAGCGCGAGACGGCTGTGGTGTGGAACAAGAACACCGGCCGCCCCGTCTACAACGCCATTGTCTGGCAGGACACCCGCACGCAGCCCATCGTCGACCGGCTCGCCGCCGACGGCGGGGTCGAGCGCTTCAAGCAGCAGGTCGGCCTGCCGCTGGCCACGTACTTCTCCGGCACCAAGATCGTCTGGATCCTGGAGAACGTGCCCGGGGCCCGCGAGGCGGCGGATGCCGGCGAGCTCATGTTCGGCACCACCGACTGCTGGGTGCTGTGGAACCTGACCGGAGGGGTCGACGGCGGCGTGCACGCCACCGACGTCACCAACGCCAGCCGCACCCTCTTCATGGACCTGGAGACGCTGCAGTGGGACGACGGCATCCTCGCCGCCTTCGACGTCCCCCGCTCGATGCTGCCCGAGATCCGCTCCTCGTCCGAGGTGTACGGCGTCGCCAGCGACAACTCGCTGCTGCGTGAGACGCCGATCGCCGGCATCCTCGGCGACCAGCAGGCGGCGACGTTCGGCCAGGCCGCCTTCGACACCGGCGAGTCCAAGAACACGTACGGCACCGGCAACTTCCTCATCTTCAACACGGGCGAGGAGATCGTGCACTCCAAGAACGGGCTGCTCACGACGCTCGGCTACAAGCTCGGCGACGCCAAGCCGCACTACGCACTGGAGGGCTCCATCGCCGTCACCGGCTCGCTGATCCAGTGGCTGCGCGACAACCTGGGCCTGTTCAGTTCGGCGGCCGAGGTCGAGGCGTTGGCGAACACGGTCGAGGACAACGGCGGGGCCTACTTCGTGCCCGCGTTCTCCGGCCTGTTCGCCCCGTACTGGCGGGCGGACGCCCGTGGCGCCCTCGTCGGCCTGACGCGCTACGTGAACAAGGGCCACATCGCGCGTGCCGCACTGGAGGCCACCGCCTTCCAGACCCGCGAGGTGCTGGACGCGGTCAACGCCGACTCCGGCGTCGACCTGACCGAGCTGAAGGTGGACGGCGGCATGATCGCCAACAACACGCTGATGCAGTTCCAGGCCGACATCCTCGGCGTGCCGGTGGTGCGCCCCGTCGTCGCCGAGACGACGGCGCTCGGCGCCGCGTACGCCGCCGGTCTCGCGGTCGGCTTCTGGAGCGGCCTGGACGAGCTGCGGGCCAACTGGCAGGAGGACAGCCGCTGGACGCCGCAGATGGACAAGGCGGAGTCGGACAGACTGCTGCGCAACTGGAAGAAGGCCGTCACGAAGACCCTGGACTGGGTCGACGACGACGTGATCTAG
- the trpD gene encoding anthranilate phosphoribosyltransferase — translation MLEIQSWPSVLTSLLNGEDLSIADAAWCMDQVMTGESTPAQLAAFLVALRAKGETVNEIVGFRDAILDHAVPLAVDSMALDIVGTGGDRFGTVNVSTMSAIVCAASGVPVIKHGNRAASSASGSSDVLAALGIDLTLSADRVADILLEAGITFAYAAAFHPGFRHAGAVRAELGIPTVFNYLGPLCNPARPEASAVGVAQLDRVPLFVGVFQTRGATALVFRGDDGLDELTTTGHSHVWEVSRGLVTEHDIDPRDLGIKRAKMSDLLGGDAEHNAAVVHRVLQGERGPVRDIVLLNAAAGLVSFDLANDPAQSQVNILERFSSKMALAAEVIDSGAGAAKLTQWVEASKE, via the coding sequence ATGCTTGAGATTCAGTCGTGGCCATCCGTCCTCACGTCATTGTTGAACGGCGAAGACCTGAGTATTGCCGACGCGGCGTGGTGCATGGACCAGGTCATGACGGGCGAGTCGACCCCGGCCCAGCTCGCCGCGTTCCTGGTCGCGCTCCGCGCGAAGGGCGAGACCGTCAACGAGATCGTGGGCTTCCGCGATGCGATCCTCGACCACGCGGTGCCGCTCGCGGTCGACTCCATGGCGCTCGACATCGTCGGGACGGGCGGCGATCGCTTCGGCACGGTGAACGTGTCGACGATGTCGGCGATCGTCTGCGCGGCCAGCGGTGTGCCCGTGATCAAGCACGGCAACCGCGCCGCGAGCTCGGCATCCGGCTCCTCTGACGTGCTCGCAGCCCTCGGCATCGACCTGACGCTCTCCGCCGATCGGGTCGCGGACATCCTGCTCGAGGCCGGCATCACCTTCGCCTATGCGGCGGCGTTCCACCCTGGGTTCCGGCACGCCGGCGCCGTGCGCGCCGAACTCGGCATCCCGACGGTCTTCAACTACCTGGGCCCGCTCTGCAACCCGGCCAGGCCGGAGGCCTCCGCCGTCGGCGTTGCGCAGTTGGACAGGGTGCCGCTGTTCGTCGGCGTGTTCCAGACCCGGGGGGCCACGGCGCTCGTCTTCCGCGGGGACGACGGTCTTGACGAGCTGACCACGACGGGCCACAGCCACGTCTGGGAGGTCTCGCGCGGCCTGGTCACCGAGCACGACATCGACCCGCGTGACCTCGGCATCAAGCGCGCCAAGATGAGCGACCTCCTCGGCGGTGACGCGGAGCACAATGCGGCGGTCGTGCACCGCGTCCTGCAGGGGGAGCGCGGCCCGGTGCGAGACATCGTGCTGCTGAATGCGGCGGCCGGCCTCGTCTCCTTCGACCTGGCGAACGACCCGGCACAGAGCCAGGTGAACATCCTCGAGCGGTTCAGCTCGAAGATGGCCCTCGCGGCCGAGGTCATCGACTCGGGTGCGGGTGCCGCCAAGCTCACGCAGTGGGTCGAGGCGTCCAAGGAGTAG
- the ctaE gene encoding aa3-type cytochrome oxidase subunit III, whose amino-acid sequence MGKPCEYFGHNGGVTSTSITQPASAPAINRPNTVAVGTIVWLGSEVMFFAGLFAIYFTLRSTSPELWEFETNRLNFPFALGNTLILVASSFTCQFGVFAAERMQARSTGWKPTQWGAAEWFFLTYAMGAIFVAGQIFEYATLVSEGISLSSNAYGSAFYLTTGFHGIHVTAGLFAFLFVIGRIFSVQKRNFGHREATSAIVVSYYWHFVDVVWIGLFLVIYVLK is encoded by the coding sequence ATGGGAAAACCCTGCGAGTATTTCGGCCATAATGGAGGAGTGACGAGCACTTCAATTACTCAGCCGGCAAGCGCCCCTGCCATTAACCGGCCCAATACCGTGGCGGTGGGTACCATCGTCTGGCTGGGCAGCGAAGTCATGTTCTTCGCCGGCCTCTTTGCCATTTACTTCACCTTGCGCTCTACGAGCCCTGAGCTGTGGGAGTTCGAGACTAACCGTCTGAACTTCCCATTCGCACTGGGGAACACGCTGATCCTGGTCGCGTCTTCCTTCACGTGCCAGTTCGGCGTGTTCGCAGCAGAGCGGATGCAAGCGAGATCCACAGGATGGAAGCCCACGCAGTGGGGCGCCGCCGAGTGGTTCTTCCTCACCTACGCGATGGGCGCGATCTTCGTCGCGGGCCAGATCTTCGAGTACGCGACGTTGGTCTCCGAGGGCATCTCGCTCTCCTCCAACGCGTACGGATCTGCCTTCTACCTGACAACGGGCTTCCACGGCATCCACGTGACCGCCGGCCTGTTCGCCTTCCTGTTTGTGATCGGCCGCATCTTCTCGGTTCAGAAACGCAATTTCGGTCACCGCGAGGCCACCAGCGCCATCGTGGTCTCTTACTACTGGCACTTCGTTGACGTCGTCTGGATCGGGCTCTTCCTGGTCATCTACGTTCTCAAATAG
- the qcrC gene encoding cytochrome bc1 complex diheme cytochrome c subunit: MTESTKPKVRAARKTGRRHPLATVALLAIGLVFTGGAYTAFSASTASADTDITSQQTIDEGKKLFTANCATCHGLEAQGTGDGPSLIGVGAAAVDFQVGTGRMPMQMHGPQAEVKPVQFTDEQIKALAGYVASLAPGPSIPSPELVDGGGNAANGAELFRINCAMCHNVAGAGGALTEGKYAPALSGVSGTHIYEAMVTGPQNMPVFNDMNISPEDKRDIITYLKYMQDNRSPGGFELGSLGPVAEGLFIWIFGLGTIVALTVWITAKSN, from the coding sequence ATGACCGAGAGCACAAAGCCCAAGGTTCGCGCAGCGCGCAAGACGGGGCGCCGGCACCCGCTGGCCACCGTCGCGCTGCTGGCGATCGGCTTGGTATTCACCGGCGGTGCCTACACCGCCTTCAGCGCGAGCACCGCGTCGGCTGACACCGACATCACCTCGCAGCAGACCATCGATGAGGGCAAGAAGCTCTTCACCGCGAACTGCGCCACCTGCCACGGGCTTGAGGCCCAGGGCACCGGTGACGGCCCCAGCCTGATCGGCGTCGGCGCCGCCGCTGTCGACTTCCAGGTCGGCACCGGACGCATGCCGATGCAGATGCACGGCCCGCAGGCCGAGGTCAAGCCGGTTCAGTTCACCGACGAGCAGATCAAGGCCCTCGCAGGCTACGTCGCTTCGCTGGCCCCCGGGCCCTCGATCCCCTCCCCCGAGCTCGTCGACGGCGGCGGCAACGCGGCCAACGGTGCCGAGCTGTTCCGCATCAACTGCGCCATGTGCCACAACGTGGCCGGCGCCGGTGGAGCGCTCACCGAGGGCAAGTACGCCCCGGCCCTCTCCGGAGTGAGCGGAACGCACATCTACGAGGCCATGGTTACCGGCCCGCAGAACATGCCCGTCTTCAACGACATGAACATCAGCCCTGAAGACAAGCGCGACATCATCACGTACCTCAAGTACATGCAGGACAACCGCTCGCCCGGTGGTTTCGAACTCGGTTCGCTCGGCCCCGTCGCAGAGGGTTTGTTTATCTGGATCTTTGGTCTCGGCACGATTGTCGCCCTGACCGTGTGGATCACGGCAAAGTCCAACTGA
- the qcrA gene encoding cytochrome bc1 complex Rieske iron-sulfur subunit has protein sequence MAQDDNGGKDITAADSSGLAHAEESAGLAVIARDALTDPGLPPHHERVTDIDPKAEKRAERTVYTLFYLSIVGSIWAVAAYMLFPMESHNVGDVRLNNMFIGLGITLGLLALGIGAVHWGKALMYAHEGIDVRHPTRGTEETRARAVEIFQEANEESGFGRRTLIRNTLIGALVAFPLPAVVLFRGLAPQDQNPVELLSHTMWAKGTRLALDPSGAPIKASDVTLGSAFHVIPEGLTDLGHGDGYLEEKAKAVVLLMRLKPEDLHELPERKDWSYDGIVAYSKICTHVGCPVALYEQQTHHLLCPCHQSQFDVANHCEVIFGPAARALPQLPIAVDDEGYLIAQSDFTEPVGPSFWERH, from the coding sequence ATGGCACAGGACGATAACGGCGGTAAGGACATCACCGCTGCCGATTCGTCGGGCCTCGCCCATGCGGAGGAATCCGCAGGCCTCGCCGTTATCGCGCGCGACGCCCTGACCGACCCGGGACTGCCGCCGCACCACGAGCGCGTCACGGACATCGATCCGAAGGCAGAGAAGCGCGCAGAGCGCACCGTCTACACCCTCTTCTACTTGTCGATCGTCGGCAGCATCTGGGCGGTCGCCGCCTACATGCTGTTCCCGATGGAGTCGCACAACGTCGGAGACGTTCGACTGAACAACATGTTCATCGGACTCGGCATCACCCTCGGGCTCCTGGCGCTCGGCATCGGTGCCGTGCACTGGGGCAAGGCCCTCATGTACGCCCACGAGGGCATTGACGTGCGCCACCCCACCCGGGGAACCGAGGAGACTCGGGCTCGCGCCGTCGAGATCTTCCAGGAGGCCAACGAGGAGTCCGGCTTCGGCCGGCGCACCCTGATCCGCAACACGCTGATCGGCGCCCTCGTCGCCTTCCCGCTCCCCGCCGTCGTGCTGTTCCGCGGTCTCGCACCGCAGGACCAGAACCCGGTCGAGCTGCTTTCGCACACCATGTGGGCCAAGGGAACTCGCCTGGCTCTGGACCCGAGCGGCGCCCCGATCAAGGCATCCGACGTCACCCTCGGAAGTGCCTTCCACGTCATCCCCGAGGGCCTCACGGACCTCGGCCACGGCGATGGCTACCTGGAGGAGAAGGCCAAGGCCGTCGTCCTGCTGATGCGCCTCAAGCCGGAAGACCTGCACGAGCTGCCGGAGCGCAAGGACTGGTCGTACGACGGAATCGTCGCCTACTCCAAGATTTGTACCCACGTCGGCTGCCCCGTCGCACTGTACGAGCAGCAGACGCACCACCTGCTCTGCCCCTGCCACCAGTCGCAGTTCGACGTAGCCAACCACTGTGAGGTCATCTTCGGACCGGCCGCACGCGCGCTGCCGCAGCTGCCGATTGCTGTGGACGACGAGGGCTACCTCATCGCGCAGAGCGACTTCACTGAACCCGTCGGCCCGAGCTTCTGGGAGCGTCATTGA